The Desmonostoc muscorum LEGE 12446 genome includes a region encoding these proteins:
- a CDS encoding ABC transporter substrate-binding protein, giving the protein MFRFLEDNLSQGIKVTLLHGQRRIGKSSIIRNIPKSVKLEDFVFISFNLEDYTRENLCRILADLAQEIIEQLEIDAEKIKLPNIQELEKDPDIFYSQFLTKVFDELRDKKLVFLLDEFEALSDQYSASMLEKFFNYLHSLIKVEEKLFLIMFAGRQSANIPNLLNYFEDASTREIGFLNKDSATQLITQPAEGVLDYEPEAIKAIIELSAGHPYFIQVICFAIFVRAKVLDEWHINAQNIDNIVEQAIENAEAGLAWFWDGLTIPEKVVFSAVAESQKIAIEESQTVAENPLKLLNKYGNFKTEALEQAVKELVDYNFLDETGEKIKIELVRRWLLQRHPLRQEIKELEKLNEENYDSYEDKKQLPLQEKKQNNLTNYHTSLALSPKSSNSALAVVERPLSFDRENSSKTLETVKFTIQNKKQEIEIPQEEKYQTTSKLEVYSPVKSRLSKSIHCLVIAGAMTISAAFVGTGIGHFSTRCFASENKVFGVFCGNNLTNNLSSGDRTFFPIINNTYRDQGIESFKKGNYQDAVKLFKQAVTANPTDPEVLIYYNNALARNMGDYFTLAVVVPADNNTSFAPEILRGVAQAQQEFNEKDGLNGKLLSIIIANDGNGKEPEKAKQVAAELVKNQSVLGVIGHNFSEATKAALTEYENVGISLISPASTTTSLHKSKVFFRTVPSDAAMGQKLATYAITQLNLTRVVIFKSKSSFSESTTEEFQNQFEDLGGKVIRQVDLTERTLDPQKQVNLSLNQRAEAAILIPDRQYTGVALDIAKANNHAINISKNQKKPGLQLLAANTLYSDETLSKGGKAVEGLVTVVPWFRDAAQAKKYAQKAKKLWKDDVTWRTASSYDATQAFIQDLSADSNRTTILASLENAKFSVNETSGYPLKFSDEGERKTEPILLQIKDGKYVAVP; this is encoded by the coding sequence TTGTTTCGTTTTCTTGAAGATAATCTCAGCCAAGGTATAAAAGTTACTTTATTGCATGGTCAAAGACGTATCGGTAAGTCGTCTATCATTCGTAATATTCCAAAATCTGTTAAATTAGAAGACTTTGTTTTTATTTCGTTCAATTTAGAAGATTATACTCGTGAGAATCTCTGTAGAATCTTAGCAGATCTGGCTCAAGAAATTATTGAACAACTGGAAATAGATGCCGAAAAAATTAAGCTGCCTAATATTCAAGAATTAGAGAAAGATCCAGATATTTTTTACAGTCAATTTTTGACGAAAGTTTTCGATGAATTACGTGATAAAAAATTAGTTTTTTTATTAGACGAGTTTGAAGCGTTAAGCGATCAATATTCGGCATCAATGTTAGAAAAGTTTTTTAATTACTTACATTCTCTAATTAAAGTAGAAGAGAAGCTATTTTTAATTATGTTTGCTGGTAGGCAATCAGCAAATATACCGAATTTACTCAATTATTTTGAAGATGCTTCTACCCGTGAAATTGGTTTTTTAAATAAAGATAGTGCTACACAGCTAATTACTCAGCCGGCTGAGGGAGTTTTAGACTATGAGCCAGAAGCGATTAAAGCTATTATTGAACTCTCAGCAGGACATCCTTATTTCATTCAAGTTATCTGCTTTGCTATTTTTGTGAGAGCTAAAGTATTAGATGAATGGCATATTAATGCTCAAAATATAGATAATATTGTTGAACAGGCAATTGAGAATGCAGAAGCTGGTTTAGCATGGTTTTGGGATGGATTGACTATTCCAGAAAAAGTTGTGTTTTCTGCTGTTGCGGAGTCTCAGAAGATAGCTATTGAGGAATCTCAAACAGTTGCGGAAAACCCATTGAAACTACTTAATAAATATGGAAACTTTAAGACAGAAGCTTTAGAACAAGCAGTTAAAGAGCTTGTTGACTATAATTTTTTGGATGAGACGGGTGAGAAAATCAAAATTGAATTAGTGCGTCGGTGGTTACTGCAACGTCATCCATTGCGACAAGAAATTAAAGAATTAGAAAAACTCAACGAAGAAAATTATGATAGTTACGAAGACAAAAAACAGTTACCTTTACAGGAAAAAAAACAGAATAATTTAACTAATTATCACACTAGTTTAGCTCTGAGTCCTAAAAGTTCTAATTCTGCCCTAGCTGTAGTTGAAAGACCTTTATCTTTCGATAGAGAGAATTCTTCTAAAACCTTAGAAACTGTGAAATTTACTATACAAAATAAGAAGCAAGAAATTGAAATTCCACAAGAAGAAAAGTATCAAACTACCTCGAAGCTAGAAGTCTATTCTCCAGTGAAATCGAGGTTATCTAAAAGTATTCATTGCCTTGTAATAGCAGGAGCAATGACAATTTCTGCTGCCTTTGTGGGCACAGGTATTGGTCATTTCTCAACACGATGCTTTGCAAGTGAAAATAAAGTATTTGGTGTTTTTTGCGGGAACAATCTAACAAATAATTTAAGTAGCGGCGATCGCACCTTTTTTCCTATTATAAATAACACCTATCGTGACCAAGGTATTGAAAGTTTTAAAAAGGGCAATTATCAAGATGCTGTGAAATTATTTAAACAAGCAGTAACGGCTAATCCTACAGATCCAGAAGTATTAATTTACTATAACAATGCCCTTGCTCGTAACATGGGAGATTATTTTACCTTGGCAGTAGTTGTCCCCGCAGATAACAATACTAGCTTTGCTCCAGAAATATTACGTGGTGTGGCACAAGCACAACAAGAGTTTAATGAGAAAGATGGCTTAAATGGTAAATTACTGTCTATTATCATTGCTAATGATGGTAATGGTAAGGAACCCGAAAAAGCAAAACAAGTTGCTGCTGAGTTAGTAAAAAATCAATCTGTATTAGGAGTAATTGGACATAATTTTAGCGAGGCAACGAAAGCAGCTTTAACAGAATATGAGAACGTCGGAATCTCACTAATATCCCCTGCCAGTACTACTACTTCATTGCACAAAAGTAAGGTTTTCTTTCGGACTGTACCTTCAGATGCAGCAATGGGTCAAAAATTAGCAACATATGCTATTACTCAGTTGAATTTAACAAGAGTAGTAATCTTTAAATCTAAAAGTTCATTTAGTGAAAGTACGACGGAGGAATTTCAAAATCAATTTGAGGATCTAGGAGGTAAAGTTATTCGTCAAGTTGATTTAACAGAAAGGACGCTAGATCCACAAAAACAAGTTAACCTAAGTTTAAATCAGCGAGCAGAGGCAGCAATTTTAATTCCAGATAGACAATATACTGGTGTTGCCTTAGACATTGCTAAAGCAAATAATCATGCAATTAATATTTCTAAAAATCAAAAAAAACCGGGACTACAATTATTAGCTGCTAATACTCTTTATAGCGATGAAACTTTAAGTAAAGGTGGAAAGGCAGTAGAAGGTTTAGTTACAGTTGTTCCTTGGTTTAGGGACGCAGCACAAGCAAAAAAATATGCTCAAAAAGCTAAAAAATTATGGAAAGATGATGTAACTTGGCGTACTGCTAGTAGCTATGATGCTACACAAGCTTTTATTCAAGATTTATCTGCTGATTCTAATCGCACAACGATTCTTGCAAGTTTAGAAAATGCGAAGTTTTCGGTGAACGAAACTTCAGGGTATCCACTCAAATTTAGTGATGAAGGAGAGCGGAAAACTGAGCCAATTTTATTACAGATAAAAGATGGGAAGTATGTTGCAGTACCATGA
- a CDS encoding ABC transporter substrate-binding protein, which translates to MNNAQRNPYIIGRPIHERSKFFGRESLFHFIEDNLSQGVPVILLHGQRRIGKSSVLKQIPNFVKLDEFVFIEFDLQDKGNLSLSHILYDLAAKIAETINKDGDELILPTKTEFEQELTLFSDDFMPKVYQKIGNKNLVLLLDEFDVVNNDINIGEHGDFFPYLARLINDEKRNLFVIPVIGRYLHDLSNLQRLFKGAPYQEIGLLDNISARRMIANPAERILIYQPEAIQEIIQLSAGHPCFTQVICSTLFQQARKRNIWSIESADVKKVLDKAIEEADSFLQGFWQGLSVEERIIISTVAEAEKIAIEQELRVPQEPLDLLKTNGINQTEQLTQAWERLIDNRYLSGNGRTVTVELIRWWLLKYHLLQNEIQILKTQELQTQENQKIEDIVKNLIEVANFWSEQGKHQLALQHYEQALERDPSNFNIAVSLAKGYLQAKDFEKSLELHKQLLKADSQSYKEGFLDALSEYGHHLIIQGEYALAKEKYNKILEIEPNTRSAIQKILEIENYEKKSIVTTPDTTNSVTKPGEINRRGSTLKTILAVMTVIVMGGVGYGTYRLSSECPPGKQKEFGLLCIEDQSKISNGDRPLFPGIKNSYRDQGIQAFKQEKYEEASNLFGEAVKADRNDPEVLIYYNNARAKQKGNPFTLAVAVPANNDSLAKEILRGVAQAQHEFNENNGLNDRLLEMKIANDAGQPQQATEVAGDLVKDSSILGIIGHYSSESTEAALEEYNKTDIPVISPTSTSTQLLGKKNFFRSLPSDAAGGKKLAEYAFKTLKLRRVVIFSNPKSSYSDSMREEFTKIFENLGGEVVHKPQINLADVSLNMDLEVNKSIYGLKAEAAVLIPDRKHMDIALKIARVNQNVAERFKSQNQNKSAMKLLGGDTLYSNETLRDGTNAVEGLIVVVPWLREVPQAKNFIEKARKLWETGEVSWRTASSYDATQAFIQALSANSARTTVIDKLKNDNFVVNNTNTSGDSLQFNTQGERQTEPILVQIQDGKWVMPPQQ; encoded by the coding sequence ATGAACAATGCTCAGAGAAATCCTTATATTATAGGTCGTCCAATACATGAACGTAGTAAATTTTTTGGCCGTGAAAGTTTATTCCACTTTATTGAAGATAATCTAAGTCAAGGTGTACCAGTTATCTTATTGCATGGTCAAAGACGTATTGGTAAATCTTCTGTACTTAAACAGATTCCCAATTTTGTTAAGCTTGATGAATTTGTTTTTATCGAATTTGACTTGCAAGATAAAGGTAATTTAAGTCTGAGTCATATTCTTTATGATTTAGCTGCGAAAATCGCTGAAACTATTAATAAAGATGGAGATGAGTTAATATTACCGACAAAAACAGAGTTTGAGCAAGAACTAACTTTATTTTCTGATGATTTTATGCCAAAAGTTTATCAGAAAATAGGGAATAAAAACCTAGTCTTACTACTTGATGAATTCGATGTAGTGAATAATGATATAAATATTGGAGAGCATGGTGACTTTTTTCCATATTTAGCAAGACTTATAAATGATGAAAAACGAAATCTATTTGTTATTCCAGTAATCGGCAGATACCTTCATGATTTGTCGAATTTGCAAAGGTTATTTAAAGGTGCGCCATACCAAGAAATTGGTTTGCTAGATAATATTAGTGCTAGACGGATGATTGCTAATCCTGCTGAACGAATTTTGATATATCAACCAGAAGCAATACAAGAAATTATACAACTCTCAGCGGGGCATCCATGTTTTACTCAAGTTATTTGCTCTACTCTTTTTCAACAAGCAAGAAAAAGGAATATATGGAGCATTGAGTCTGCTGATGTAAAAAAAGTTTTAGACAAAGCAATTGAAGAAGCTGATTCATTCTTGCAAGGTTTTTGGCAGGGACTCAGCGTCGAAGAAAGAATAATTATATCAACTGTAGCTGAGGCTGAAAAAATAGCTATTGAGCAAGAACTAAGAGTTCCACAAGAGCCATTAGATTTGCTAAAGACAAATGGTATAAATCAGACAGAACAGCTTACTCAGGCATGGGAAAGACTAATAGATAACCGTTATTTATCTGGTAATGGACGCACTGTCACCGTGGAATTAATCCGTTGGTGGTTGCTAAAATATCATTTACTACAAAATGAAATACAAATTTTAAAAACACAGGAATTACAAACACAGGAAAATCAAAAGATTGAAGATATCGTTAAGAACCTGATTGAAGTAGCAAATTTTTGGTCTGAGCAGGGAAAACACCAGTTAGCATTACAGCATTATGAGCAGGCTCTAGAAAGAGATCCTAGTAATTTTAATATTGCAGTATCTTTGGCTAAAGGATATTTACAAGCAAAAGATTTTGAAAAATCTTTAGAACTTCACAAACAACTTTTAAAAGCAGATTCTCAATCTTATAAGGAAGGATTTTTAGATGCGTTGTCAGAATATGGACATCATTTAATAATTCAAGGAGAATACGCACTAGCAAAGGAAAAATATAACAAAATTTTAGAAATTGAACCTAACACAAGATCGGCTATACAGAAAATTTTAGAAATTGAAAATTATGAGAAAAAGTCCATAGTTACTACACCAGACACAACTAATTCTGTCACTAAACCAGGAGAGATAAATCGCAGAGGTTCAACTTTAAAAACAATACTGGCAGTAATGACAGTTATAGTCATGGGAGGTGTAGGTTATGGTACTTATCGACTATCATCTGAGTGTCCTCCGGGTAAACAGAAAGAATTTGGGCTTTTATGTATAGAAGATCAAAGTAAAATTAGTAATGGCGATCGCCCTTTATTTCCTGGTATTAAAAATAGCTATCGTGACCAAGGAATTCAGGCTTTTAAACAAGAAAAATATGAAGAAGCGAGTAATCTATTTGGAGAAGCTGTAAAAGCCGATCGCAACGATCCGGAAGTGTTGATTTATTATAACAATGCTCGTGCTAAACAAAAAGGAAATCCTTTTACATTGGCAGTAGCTGTTCCAGCAAATAACGATAGTTTGGCTAAAGAAATATTACGCGGTGTAGCACAGGCACAGCACGAGTTTAATGAAAACAATGGCTTAAATGATCGGTTGCTTGAGATGAAAATTGCCAACGATGCAGGTCAACCGCAACAAGCTACAGAAGTAGCTGGGGATTTGGTAAAAGATTCATCTATTTTAGGAATTATTGGTCACTACAGTTCTGAATCTACTGAAGCCGCCTTAGAAGAGTATAACAAAACAGATATCCCTGTTATCTCTCCCACCAGCACTAGTACACAATTACTGGGTAAGAAAAATTTCTTTAGAAGTTTACCTTCTGATGCTGCTGGGGGAAAAAAATTAGCGGAATATGCCTTCAAGACTTTGAAGTTAAGAAGAGTAGTGATTTTTTCTAATCCGAAGAGTTCATACAGCGACAGCATGAGGGAAGAATTTACGAAAATATTTGAAAATCTGGGAGGTGAAGTCGTTCACAAGCCACAAATTAACTTAGCTGATGTCTCACTAAATATGGATTTAGAAGTGAACAAAAGTATTTATGGACTCAAAGCAGAAGCAGCTGTATTAATTCCAGATAGGAAACATATGGATATTGCTCTCAAAATTGCTAGGGTAAACCAGAATGTAGCTGAGAGATTCAAATCCCAAAATCAAAATAAATCGGCAATGAAGCTTTTAGGTGGAGATACGCTTTACAGCAATGAAACTTTACGTGATGGCACAAATGCAGTCGAAGGTCTGATTGTAGTAGTTCCTTGGTTGCGGGAAGTACCACAAGCAAAAAACTTTATAGAAAAAGCCAGAAAGCTATGGGAAACAGGAGAAGTTAGTTGGCGAACAGCAAGCAGCTATGATGCTACGCAAGCTTTTATTCAAGCTTTGTCTGCTAATTCTGCACGAACAACAGTTATCGATAAATTAAAAAATGATAACTTTGTTGTAAATAATACAAATACTTCTGGAGATTCACTTCAATTTAATACTCAGGGAGAACGACAAACAGAGCCAATTTTAGTTCAAATACAAGATGGGAAGTGGGTTATGCCACCGCAACAATAA
- a CDS encoding ATP-binding protein, producing MSQPNPFIVGKPVRPEHFVGRASEIAAAFDQIYNRSHLAIWGGPGMGKTSFLQKLESPQAWEDHGMDSSEAVIVRFSCENITPFSPSDFWGEIISVVKDKFAGQSAFEAEIDTILQAGKPTKDSLRQILKKLKVQNKYLVLLIDDFHVALDPKDEYDEDAMQRFLSECRNLAVHSAEGQHMSMIVTSLKRLNELGPKLNPNASPWYNHYLFLRLKTFNNTEIDDIFKILRVPELREAIKDITGGHPSLLQISGFLLHRDLLTANAPDADKFVSDFESNTQQIFENIWERCSEVEQTLLMLMALSALKGRLHKQKQFDVSGIELIFSQREAELIKLEEQGVVTHNEEKKIYSFTSSIMEHWVIQKLWQTDDKWLQAQEKVFLNLMSRQQMEKFTTAVKWLWKNQDKIPKIIEWFSSPIATLTKKLILPGN from the coding sequence ATGTCACAACCAAATCCTTTTATTGTCGGAAAACCAGTACGTCCAGAGCATTTCGTAGGGAGAGCATCAGAAATTGCCGCTGCCTTCGATCAAATTTATAACCGCAGCCACCTAGCGATTTGGGGAGGTCCAGGGATGGGGAAAACCTCCTTTTTGCAGAAACTAGAATCACCCCAAGCTTGGGAAGACCACGGAATGGACTCATCTGAAGCTGTAATTGTTCGTTTTAGTTGCGAGAATATTACTCCTTTCAGTCCCTCGGATTTTTGGGGAGAAATAATAAGCGTTGTGAAAGACAAATTTGCAGGTCAATCTGCATTTGAGGCTGAAATTGATACAATTCTGCAAGCAGGAAAGCCGACTAAAGATAGCCTGCGACAGATATTAAAAAAGCTGAAAGTACAAAATAAATATCTCGTGTTGCTAATAGATGACTTTCATGTAGCACTCGATCCGAAGGACGAATACGATGAAGATGCAATGCAAAGATTTTTGAGTGAGTGCCGTAATTTGGCTGTTCACTCTGCGGAAGGACAACATATGTCGATGATTGTTACTTCTCTGAAGCGTCTCAATGAACTAGGGCCAAAGCTCAATCCGAATGCTTCACCGTGGTACAACCATTATTTATTTTTACGACTTAAAACGTTTAATAACACTGAAATTGACGACATATTTAAGATATTAAGAGTACCAGAATTACGGGAAGCAATTAAAGACATTACAGGCGGACATCCGTCTTTGCTACAAATATCTGGGTTTCTACTCCATAGAGATTTACTCACTGCAAATGCACCAGATGCAGATAAATTTGTTAGCGATTTTGAAAGTAATACACAACAAATTTTTGAAAATATTTGGGAAAGGTGTAGTGAAGTAGAACAAACTTTATTGATGCTCATGGCTCTTTCGGCTTTAAAAGGCCGCCTGCACAAACAAAAACAATTTGATGTGAGTGGCATTGAATTAATTTTTAGCCAAAGAGAAGCAGAGCTAATCAAACTCGAAGAACAAGGTGTAGTGACTCACAATGAAGAGAAAAAAATTTACTCTTTCACTTCATCGATAATGGAGCATTGGGTAATTCAAAAACTTTGGCAAACAGATGATAAGTGGTTGCAAGCACAAGAAAAAGTTTTTCTCAATTTGATGAGTAGGCAACAAATGGAGAAATTCACTACAGCGGTTAAATGGCTATGGAAGAATCAAGATAAAATTCCAAAAATTATAGAGTGGTTTAGTAGTCCCATAGCTACTTTAACCAAAAAATTGATATTACCAGGTAATTAG
- a CDS encoding YqeG family HAD IIIA-type phosphatase, whose product MTWNNLLQPDLILEGSVLNLTPDIIQQYGLKGLVLDVDETLVPFRVGMASPELQSWVEEIRACTALWLVSNNLSEARIGGIARSLNLPYYLGAAKPSRRKIRAALQAMNLPVHQVGMVGDRLFTDVLAGNRLGMFTILVEPIIHPDAALRSHPIRNFEVWVSEILGASITPKKSKIHKT is encoded by the coding sequence ATGACCTGGAACAATCTTTTACAGCCTGACTTAATTTTAGAAGGTTCAGTATTAAATCTGACACCAGATATTATCCAACAATACGGTCTCAAGGGGCTGGTGTTGGATGTAGATGAAACTTTGGTACCCTTTAGGGTGGGGATGGCTTCCCCAGAACTGCAAAGCTGGGTAGAGGAAATTCGTGCTTGTACTGCGTTGTGGTTGGTGAGCAATAACTTGAGTGAAGCGCGAATTGGTGGAATTGCGCGATCGCTCAATTTACCTTACTACTTGGGTGCAGCTAAGCCTTCCCGACGTAAAATTAGAGCAGCACTGCAAGCAATGAATCTACCAGTGCATCAAGTAGGGATGGTAGGCGATCGCTTGTTTACCGATGTTTTAGCAGGTAATCGTTTGGGAATGTTTACCATTTTGGTTGAACCAATTATCCATCCAGACGCTGCCCTGCGGTCTCATCCCATCCGGAATTTTGAAGTTTGGGTATCTGAAATACTAGGAGCCTCTATCACCCCCAAGAAAAGCAAAATTCACAAAACTTGA